The genome window CTTCTGGTTCATCATTTAGCCTCTTTTGAGTTTTTACTAATTTTTTGCCAGCtgcttgtcttacttttaatATATTGTATCCCGTGAACAAAACAAGTGGTTTAACACGTACAGAGGCACTGGCGGATGCACCTGCACCATTTTCAAACTAAAACTTCAGTCATATTGATAATTaataacatatttattttcaatatctCAGTGCAGCTCAGTACCGAATGTTCCCAGTAGTTGGGGACCATTGTAATACGGGAAACAGAGCTTTTACCTGTATGACTGTGAGCCACCTTGCAGGCTCTCCTGTGCCTAAAGCCGTGCGGGCTAAGGTAGTATATGAGGTCGCTGTGGTAAGGAAAGGTCCGGAAGCGAAGGTTGATCAAATTGGTCAGCTCGTAAACCGATTTGATATACTCGTTTGTTCCGCTGAAACCAGAAAATGACGCGTTAATATTGGTCTGCTGCACAGAAGATGTACAGCAGACCGTGCAGGCTGACCTCTCAGTCTGACAGTTGCTGTTGTAGCTGAACGCGCACTTCATGATGGTGTCCAGCGTCATGAGGCTGACGTGTTTGAACAGCTCGAAGGACTCGCCGGTGCTTGAATAACACTCCCATTTGTCCTACCGAATGAACAAGACAGACTTGGCAGCGCTCAACCTGTTATACTTTTCTTGTATAGTGATTCAACTACTTCAACTGCCgctacttcaacatagttccttggcaccaaaatgccacaagatgacgccATGGTACTGCTTTTTCTACTAGACGGTGCTTTGGCATCATCTGGTGGCATCTATGCAAAACTATCAGCAAGCAAAAGGATAggttttaaaaatcaagaaCAGGTGAGTACATTTACCAGGCAGCTTTTTTTGCCTTGTAGGTTATTTTGATTTGGGTTACATCTTTGGCACAATTTAAAACCaacatacaatatttttatgGCTATTTCATCATAAACCTCTTCAGAGAACATTTTAATTACACAAGGAAGTGTTGTGTTTTTGGTATATCATGTAAACATACTATAAATAATCAGTACATACCAGCATTATTTTAGCTGACTCCGACATCAATTTGATGTGTGGTTTGAGCACATCATAATGGAAGCCCGGTGTTAACAGCCTTCTGTGGCGGAACCATTTCTGACCATGAGACACCAGCAAGCCGTCACCTGAGGATGGAATGTGTGGGTAACAATATGCAGCaggcagtggtgggaagtaatgaagtacaaatactttgttactgtacttaagcagatttttcaggtatctttaCTTTAATTGAGAGAGTATTTTTACAACgactttacttttactccttacatttgaaaacaggtaTTTGTACTTTCTGCTCTTTACATTGTCAAAATTGACttgttagcttttttttaacctcgGCGAATGACAACATGGCATAAAAAAGCTGTAAATAAAGAGAGGTTAAGTGAACCACaattgagatcttgattgaatGAAATCTCTTATAAGGCACAGAGGtagagtcattaacccactaaagaTGCCAAATAATGTCTtggaaatttgacacaccacagagtagactgtttttaaaaagtcttccaaatttgaatgaatttaaaaatcACCACGTATGTAATAAGGCCCACCCttgagctgcaggactgtgAGACCTTCACTTATcagtagtgatgcaccgaaatgaaaattcttgaccgaaACCGAGAAGGAAAACTGAAAAGCCCCAGGTCGATAAACGAAAGCCGAAGCGCCAGGAGGAattataaatcaatcaatcaagtgcttttcaaacaaaaaaatgcaacaaaaagcgctttacattaattaaaatataaaaataaagaattccCGCCATTTATCAATGATAAAACTATgccaatttttatttatgtatttagcCGCATTTATGGCACTAGGTCATTATCAAACCCTGAGTGTAGGCTGTATGTAAATATGTGACctcccagtcaattcaactAAGCGCAGTTGGGCATTGCTTACTCGTAGTTACTTCACTCAAATGTGTACGTACTCGCACGCACCGGCCGTCAGTAATCAACATGTGACGTGTTATGCACTTTTGGGCAATTTTCGGCCGAAAAATTTCAGAGGTCGaaattttggtgcatcactaattgtcaatcaaatacattcGCTGTAGGCAAACACTGGATGAGTACTGATGTGTCGCTGTGGTTAGGGTTAATAAACAGATAACTTTCCTATGTATGTGTCTGTTTAGTTCCTTAGCTTGCTCGCTCATTAGCTCAAGGGCTAGCgagtataataaataataataaacagttaactttatcTTAAGTGTCCCTgttgtgtgcatctacggaGCCAATGCCATTCCGCCAGCGTCTCGCTGGGTCatgtgttaccacaacaatgaaaatatatCAAGTCCGGAGAAAATTCttatgtccattttatttatcaaacaaTAACCCgccctactctgcctctgattggctagcacctgTTGGTTGGACTCATAGTTTTGGTGGATTACTCCTTTGATTCACAGTGTGttgaagcacttcagcaacacacatACGTAGGGCTGGGTGTTAAGCAATGCTTTGCGTCCATGGACGCAGATTGATTATACTTGTGTGTGCCTGCTAATTTTTGCAAGTCTTAGACGCAGAACGCACATCCAACGAGATCCCTGAAAGAGTGAAAATTATGTGcagaaaagtatttttcccATTGTGCCAAGTAACAAAATGGtatctgtactgtatttatttaacagtacaaattcattttactgaagtacatttcaaagtctttacttttttccttttacttaAGGAGCTGAATCAGTTCGTTGaccagaatcttttttttatttaattaatttttttttaaaacaagtatctttatttctacttaagtacagagtatAAGTACTTTTACCACCTCTGGAAGgagtggaggggaaaaaaatgtatgtcttACCAATCCAGGTCTTTatgaatttatatataaaatcatcTTTCGGTTCTGTAAGGTAAATTGGTACACAAAAAGACGTGACATGAGATCCAGTAGCACTCATCTAAATACAGTAGTGGGTTGTGCATTCAGTAccgggccttcagtggggacttacctGCCTTAATCCACATCTTAATACGACCACTATCACATCGCAATTATAGAAAACATCAATACTACTTTCCAAAGACTCAATATAACAGCACGTAACTGTgtcacatacaaccccaattgcaatgaagttgggacgttgtgttaaacataaataaaaacagaatacaatgatttgcctatcatgttccacctatatttaattgaatacactacaaagacaagatagttaatgttcaaactgaccaactttattgtttttagaaaataatcattaacttagaattttatggctgcaacgcgttccgaaaaagctggaacagggtcatgtttaccactgtgttactgccccttttcttttaacaacagtcaaaaaacatttgggaaactgaggacactttgtaggtggaattctttcccattcttgcttgatgtacagcttcagctgttcaacagtccagggtctctgtTGCCGtattttacacattgatgtcggtttttgatgcagtgccgcctgagggatcgaaggtcacgggcattccatGTTGGTTtacggccttgccgcttacgtgcagtgatttctccagtttctctgaaccttttgatgatattatggaccgtagatgatgaaatccctaaattccttgcaattgtacattgaggaacattttccttaaactgttcgactattttctcacgcacttgttcacaaagcggtgaacctcgtcacctgtgccagcttttttggaacgtgttgcagccataaaattctaagttaatgattatttgctataaacaatcaagtttatcagtttgcacattaaacattttttctttgtagtgtattcaattaaatataggttgaacatgatttgcaaatcattgtattctgtttttatttatgtttaacacaacgtcccaacttaattggaattggggttgtaaaagcccttcgcattaatcagtacccaagaagcaGGTCTCAGTTTCAGAAAGGTTAGTGACTACATCACTCCCTCTTGCgtcatatttgtttggttttgtttaatcattaaacaatatcAGATAAACAATAATCAGGTAATAAACAATAATCtgccaaaaatattttgcaatatacTATAATGCAACTGTTTTAGCCGATTATTCGATTAATCAATACATATATTCGCACTAATCTGACTCACACCGTTGAGTGAAAAGTCTTAAAGTGACCTTATGAAGAATTCAGTCATAGATAAAGCAGAAAAAATACTGCACACCTGTGGACGTCAGTATGCTTTTCACATAATCTGGATGGTGGATGTTGATGTAACAGACAAAGGGACCAAACCACAGAGTGAACGCGTAGGGGTGCTGCTCCCCCCATTTCAAGATCAGGTCCATGTCCGTCCCATCTTGTTTAAACTGAGAGAGAACAAGGCAACAAGCTTGACCCTCAGCAAGTGTCCTGCGGCGTGTGCAAACAAAAGCACACGGCCGTGCAACGTGTATTTTGTCCCCtccttttttaaatcaatgtcaTCGAGCATTCCAAACACAATGTTACGCAAAATGTTCTGTTTCTTACCTGCATGACATGCCCAAACAACCAATGTCCCGGTGGTCCCGTGAACGCCTCAAAGTTCCGAAAGGCATTCCTCCTCTGCATGAGCAGCACGACTAGTTTGAAGACGACTGCGACGAAGCACAGCAACACCAGCGAGTGCTGCACGAACCAGCACGACGGCAGACTCCACAGAGCCCCGCTTAGCGACATGTTTGGAAAGGCAACGCGAAGACGAAAACACTACAAGAAAGGAGGGTGGGGGGAAGCGGAGGGCATCTACCGCAGCAAGATGAGCTGGTCAAGCTACTTGGCGTCAACGACGTCACCGCGGTGGGCGAGGGTTGAGCACTAATCAATAATTCACTTGTAGACCCCATTGTTGACTTATCTTGAAATCACATGCATGTTGATACGTACCTGTGACATAAGTGTTATAAATCACGGCCAATTGGCCAATTCAAGCGACTGCGCGTTGCTTCACGTcttcctctagatggcggcagagCGTCAAAAAGGTTAACAACTAACTTTAACGTTGAGTAGAATAAGAAGTGACCCAAGAGTACACTTTTTATCACAATTTGTTTACTGGCTCTTCGGTGATTCCCGtatcaaacgttttctgtagtTTCATTCGCGTTTGAGTTGAAAGGCGTATTCAAACACCATGCTGTCAAGTTAACGAGCGGCTAGATAGCTCGGTAGCTAACAATGCTACATGTATGTTGAATGAGCAGACCCCCCTGAGGCCAACCAGATCCTCGACGTTTCCTGCGGAGGCTAAGCCGAGCTTCATTGACTGACACCGGCTGTCTTTTTCCGGTGACGTTCTGCAGCTGGAGGTTAGGGAAAGCAAAGGTAACAATCATTATTTTCTGTTAACTTTGCCTGATGATTTAGATTTTAATGTTAAGTCATATTGTAGAGATTAATTACAAGCTGTGCTCTACTTTACAGTTCCTGAAGCGAGATGGAGGCTCCCCCTGTCACTGTGATGCCCGTTACCGGCGGCACCATCAACATGATGGAGTATTTGTTACAAGGTGAGCTGCTTTAAGGGTTAAAAAACAAGCATTAGAATAAGAAACATAATGTATGCAAAATGCACCAATAGAGACCTGAAATACCAAGGCGCTTTATACCATGGTCCTCATGCGATGAAGTAAACCAATAGTCTCACAATTCTCCGATAAGTACCAAAGATTTTGACCTGTCAATTTGGGACAACCCTGTGCTTTGACCAATAAGCAAATGCTCTCGTAATATTGAACAACATTACAGTAAGCACATATACCTTAAAATGCTTTCAATATGTGTATGAAAACCAATATACAGCAATTATTATAGAGTATCTTAAATGTTGGAGTAATACGTGCTATTTCACCTGTAGCTTTACCATTGATATATTGTATCTTTTTCACTCAATATGTTTGTTTCTGCAATCACTATGTGTAAAGCgaaaaaaatgaagacagtGCTtagcatgacaaaaacaaaacatttcaattcaatCTTTGAATGTGCATTCCACAATCTGATGATAAGTCTGCATGGGTCTATcaccttttagtttttttaatttttgttcagtatgAGGTCAGTTAGTAAAACGTAGACAGCAGTGAACTAACAGGTCAATAAAATAACACCACATCTCTTTAAAATAAGACCATGGCCATCTTTGGATTCTCGTTTTTGCTTAGGAACTTTCCTTCCCTCCCCGATCGAGATGAACCGGAAGTACTTGGAGGATAGGCCATTTGAATTTTACAAAATGCTGAGGAAAGGTGCATCGATGCAACTTTTAAGCCACCTTTAGCATAGGTTACTCCTGAACAAACTTTATGAAAAGAAAGGAGATATATTACCCACAATCCTTTACGGGAGAAAGTATTTAAAGCAACACACCACCGACGATAACAGACATAAAGATGCTCGAGCATTTCATGCaaacaacttaaaaataaatagatgaaactgttattttaaaatgaaaaataatacaaaatcaaGAATAGTCTTCGTTGGCAGTTGCAATGTAAACATACAAACTTGAGATGTTTgtctaaaaatgtaaacatacaaACTTGAGATGTTTGTATAAAATGTAAGACTAACATTACTGTGCATACATAAAAAACAactgtaaacacaaaatataaaataccgACATATGCGTGAGGGATAAAACCTTTGAGTGAGAGAAAAAGGAccgaaaaatgaaagaaataaaGTTAGACTTTTtccattaattattaataaaacaacatacaaacacaatcaCCAGAGTGACATACAATCAGTGTCAAAAAGGCATCTTATTGTGTTACAAAAATACTACAGTTTAtagataaaaaaatttaattgctTAAGCAGTGTATAATGATCCTAATATattgtttgaattcattttAGTATCTATATTTCTTTTAATCGATGTAGAAACAGTTTACACGTAGAATGtgtgaattattaaaaaaatccttGACCCGATGACGTAGTCCCACAAAAACTAAGGAAAGGTGGCATAAAGGTTAAGAGATTGGAGAATCTGAAGAGGGCCTTCATCTCTGCTCTGTAAGtgacagaatcagaataatcattatttgataagtatgtcaaaaacacacaaggactttGTCTCCCGTAGTTGGAGCttctctagtatgacaacagataCATAAATACAAAGTACGGAGCGTCACTGAGCAGTGAAatgttaccggtaatgtggtaatgctgataaaaaaaaattcctttgacaattgtgtaaatgacgcagagtcctctagcaatttagagcagtttgaaatgactaatagagcaatagtcagGTACTGtgatcattgtgcaaatggtgcagagaatgcaagaaatttaagcagtttaaagtggctagtagtgcgataatctggaacagtgttaATTCTGCAAACGGTGCAGATACTTGTCAAggacgagtggccagtattggtcaacaacagatttgcaaatagtgcagagtgacgagactactacagtgagtgtacgaatataattggcccgacagagatgtgacaacagtctcaagacaaaattggcagcatgttacaatggaattataaattaactgtttaagaagttaatggaaagagggaagaagctgttggaatgtctgctagttttagtttgcattattCAATGGTgcttacctgagggaaggagctggaagaggtggtgaccaggaggTTGAGTAGAGGATTTTGCACTGCatcaagaggattttgcatgttcttttctTGGTTCTGagagcgtgcaagtcctcaagggtgggtagggggtgtaccaacatttttttccagcagttttgattgtccgttgcagaccaaaccagactgtgatggatgaacacagggctgattcgatgactgctgtgtagaactccctcaacagctcctgtggcaggccgtgcttcctcagaagccacacgaattacatcctctgctgggcctttttgaggatggagttgatgttggtctcccactttaGGTCCTGAAAGACTGTATTTCCCACGAACTTGAAGGTCGCGActgttgacacagggcagttggacggcgtgaggggcagctgt of Phycodurus eques isolate BA_2022a chromosome 4, UOR_Pequ_1.1, whole genome shotgun sequence contains these proteins:
- the LOC133401346 gene encoding cytochrome P450 4B1 isoform X1; this translates as MSLSGALWSLPSCWFVQHSLVLLCFVAVVFKLVVLLMQRRNAFRNFEAFTGPPGHWLFGHVMQFKQDGTDMDLILKWGEQHPYAFTLWFGPFVCYINIHHPDYVKSILTSTEPKDDFIYKFIKTWIGDGLLVSHGQKWFRHRRLLTPGFHYDVLKPHIKLMSESAKIMLDKWECYSSTGESFELFKHVSLMTLDTIMKCAFSYNSNCQTERSACTVCCTSSVQQTNINASFSGFSGTNEYIKSVYELTNLINLRFRTFPYHSDLIYYLSPHGFRHRRACKVAHSHTEEVIRKRKETLKQENEPEHNPTKRNMDFLDILLLARDENQQGLSDEDIRAEVDTFMFEGHDTTASGISFILHTLACYPEHQKMCREEIAQVLDGKDIMEWEDLGKMPYTTMCIKESLRLFPPVPGMARKLTKPITFFDGRTLPEGSLIGTSVYALHRNATVWENPNVFDPLRFLPENTSKRSPHAFVPFSAGPRNCIGQNFAMNELKVVVALTLRRYQLIEDPTRKPKIIPRLVLRSLNGIHIRIKALDA
- the LOC133401346 gene encoding cytochrome P450 4B1 isoform X2, with protein sequence MSLSGALWSLPSCWFVQHSLVLLCFVAVVFKLVVLLMQRRNAFRNFEAFTGPPGHWLFGHVMQFKQDGTDMDLILKWGEQHPYAFTLWFGPFVCYINIHHPDYVKSILTSTEPKDDFIYKFIKTWIGDGLLVSHGQKWFRHRRLLTPGFHYDVLKPHIKLMSESAKIMLDKWECYSSTGESFELFKHVSLMTLDTIMKCAFSYNSNCQTESGTNEYIKSVYELTNLINLRFRTFPYHSDLIYYLSPHGFRHRRACKVAHSHTEEVIRKRKETLKQENEPEHNPTKRNMDFLDILLLARDENQQGLSDEDIRAEVDTFMFEGHDTTASGISFILHTLACYPEHQKMCREEIAQVLDGKDIMEWEDLGKMPYTTMCIKESLRLFPPVPGMARKLTKPITFFDGRTLPEGSLIGTSVYALHRNATVWENPNVFDPLRFLPENTSKRSPHAFVPFSAGPRNCIGQNFAMNELKVVVALTLRRYQLIEDPTRKPKIIPRLVLRSLNGIHIRIKALDA